In Lodderomyces elongisporus chromosome 1, complete sequence, a genomic segment contains:
- the MSB2 gene encoding multicopy suppressor of a budding defect, whose product MKIRHINQSLASISSLSLLLIILATAEALKLPQQPQKKVSQLYHAKRDEFIDRAQNFVNEVFGYGNSTGTGTSTNTGDTRTESTQLVELSSSSSDFATTPTSTAVSNKQDKSSANDDNTSVYQSSTATTDTPSTQQEYVDTNTPTVISSTPAEETTSSFVQQQQQQQQQQQQQQSSAVGTSTPAQVAASSSTPIAQSSAAQTSEAATSSEAFAAAQQSSAATTSTNESANQNANADPASSAAQSPTSDQQTDAQTSSESPAQPQVSAASNNNDSGAQAAPSSSSFSSVSTTPAAARTANSASTFESASASTASVSPSTTDLASPVATALSTDNTPSQSSSSAAAASSSSSLSPSASQETSLASKDSTTPVGTDASAQASQSSSVSASSNEESQLVEPTTLSLASSSSSPPASDVDASDSASSSSASSLDAASSQSSSTLLASNTAAIDQSTVATDSSASDADTTSVASASTASALNSNSDGTVGQTENVSDSVTDSASTSNSDPDASSSAYTSFASASQESIASDSTSSNSPTDSSATVSDSSNTSYAPVVTGSEPVTASTSSFAQSDDVSSPLSSSSSTSVQITPDILTLSTASDSLQSSSTSSPAPTELASASDFTDFASGSSNTTDGSAASTLVDSQGTDVASSQFPSSSSIITDSGASIASSTYIPVVSEAASSSSSSSELETIGSSTADASPSSFASQSQPIITDVGSSAIDSASLSTDATEPIVSASHTQIISSSEILASSEPSSIEPSSLTEPIPIESERVSPTFESLVSGSTESISTPVVSSAEPTLVSESSSALPVSDQTEPVITSNLSPEPSPSPSPESSPSSSLPLANPVTESVLSSSAETSLVEPSPADVSSQIPPSSSEVLSSLSEATATQTPLAATESSESLTLSSADVAVTPIQSTSITAPSSAESEVPTGALSETSTAVSEEGLTASAPPATTTTPSSLAIVPSSSGITDVGVESSGEPSSVTSSPSSSAASGALGVTDETSIASEAPTSDAPIVGSTSSFTSGAPTVAKSGATSAPPDTVGPSSSSAASVTPTPAPAPISSATSSNWLPSSLVIASTSSNDPDKTSQNESATPTPENTSGLPKAITAEATSAPKEGYTLITVGFKSALNYPFVVNNTVTSAQIFSFLPGVLQYPFGNAETYDNVTVSQLIPYQASNIDYTITVAEVYFPQKSISALSNYISDTGSQLYKNPDGTQNTLASLIDSRIPLTGLAETTQQSSGSSSGSNSSPVNPNGSMDAVFSGTKVTDKGRIAGITVGAASGCLVYMSLMVLLFRKFRKNNKNLELPLTDSESSFGMSSDDYSSYSNESGSGFSAIFARLNNNSNSNSNGTSPAGSPTHPHMSQVRAGNISQPVQASNSLGWYS is encoded by the coding sequence ATGAAAATCAGACACATTAACCAGAGCTTAGCCTCTATTTCCTCCTTATCCCTCCTTTTAATAATTCTTGCTACAGCTGAAGCGTTGAAATTACCACAACAGCCGCAGAAAAAAGTGAGCCAATTATACCACGCCAAAAGAGACGAATTTATTGATCGTGCTCAAAACTTTGTAAATGAAGTATTTGGCTATGGCAATAGCACTGGTACTGGTACTAGCACTAACACTGGAGACACACGAACAGAATCAACACAGCTTGTAGAATTatcctcatcatcaagTGACTTTGCTACAACTCCAACTTCCACAGCAGTTTCAAACAAGCAAGACAAATCGTCAGCAAATGATGATAACACCTCAGTGTATCAATCGAGCACTGCGACTACCGACACACCTTCAACACAACAAGAATATGTTGATACAAATACCCCTACAGTGATATCAAGTACCCCAGCCGAGGAAACAACATCAAGTTTTgtacagcagcagcaacaacaacaacaacaacaacaacaacagcaaagCTCAGCAGTTGGTACTAGCACACCAGCTCAAGTTGCAGCATCATCTTCGACCCCAATAGCACAACTGCTGGCGGCACAAACTTCAGAGGCAGCAACTTCATCAGAAGCTTTCGCCGCTGCTCAACAGAGCTCAGCAGCAACTACAAGTACAAATGAGAGTGCAAATCAAAATGCTAATGCAGATCCTGCATCATCAGCAGCACAATCTCCTACAAGTGACCAGCAAACTGATGCTCAAACAAGCAGTGAGCTGCCAGCACAGCCACAAGTATCTGCTGCcagtaacaacaatgaTTCCGGAGCACAAGCAGCTCCGCTGTCGTCATCGTTTTCATCAGTGTCAACCACACCTGCGGCAGCTAGAACTGCAAATAGCGCATCAACTTTTGaatctgcttctgcttccaCTGCTTCTGTTTCCCCATCAACTACAGACTTGGCTAGCCCAGTAGCAACTGCATTACTGACAGACAACACTCCATCTcagtcatcatcatcagctgcagctgcatcatcatcatcatccttGCTGCCCTCTGCTTCTCAAGAAACCAGTTTGGCCAGTAAAGATCTGACAACACCAGTTGGAACTGACGCATCTGCTCAAGCTTCACAATCATCAAGTGTAAGCGCATCTTCAAATGAGGAATCACAATTGGTGGAACCAACGACCTTGTCGTTagcttcatcatcatcatcaccacctGCAAGTGATGTTGATGCAAGCGATTCTGCCTCACTGAGCAGTGCATCTTCTTTAGACGCTGCATCACTGCAAAGTTCCTCCACTTTATTAGCTTCCAACACTGCTGCAATCGATCAATCAACTGTAGCAACTGACTCGAGTGCGTCAGATGCTGATACTACTTCTGTTGCTTCTGCTTCCACTGCTTCTGCTTTGAATTCTAACTCTGATGGTACTGTTGGTCAGACTGAAAATGTCCTGGACAGTGTTACCGATTCTGCATCGACATCAAATAGTGATCCAGATGCTTCATCTTCGGCATATACTTCATTTGCTTCGGCTTCTCAGGAATCTATTGCCTCTGATTCAACGTCGTCCAATTCACCAACTGATTCTAGTGCAACTGTTTCGGATAGTTCAAACACTCTGTACGCACCAGTCGTCACTGGTTCAGAGCCAGTGACTGCATCAACGTCTTCATTTGCACAATCCGACGATGTATCTTCGCCGTTATCATCGTCTCTGTCAACGTCAGTGCAAATTACCCCAGACATCTTGACTTTATCAACCGCGTCTGATAGTTTGCAATCTTCTAGCACTCTGTCTCCAGCCCCAACTGAATTGGCAAGTGCATCTGACTTTACCGACTTTGCCTCAGGAAGCTCCAATACAACGGATGGCTCAGCTGCTTCTACTTTGGTTGACTCACAAGGAACTGATGTCGCCTCTAGTCAATTTCCATCCAGTTCAAGTATCATCACAGATAGCGGAGCATCTATTGCTTCAAGCACATATATACCCGTGGTGTCCGAAgcagcatcatcatcatcatcatcctcagAATTGGAAACAATTGGATCTTCAACTGCAGACGCATCACCATCAAGTTTTGCGTCCCAATCACAACCAATCATCACTGATGTGGGCTCATCAGCTATTGACTCTGCAAGTTTATCTACTGATGCAACCGAACCTATAGTGAGTGCTTCTCATACCCAAATCATTTCATCAAGTGAAATTTTGGCGTCATCTGAGCCTAGCTCAATAGaaccatcatcattaaCAGAACCCATTCCAATAGAGTCAGAGAGAGTTTCACCTACCTTTGAAAGTTTAGTATCAGGTTCTACTGAATCGATATCAACTCCTGTGGTTTCATCAGCAGAACCAACATTAGTATCCGAATCCTCATCAGCTTTACCAGTTTCTGATCAAACCGAGCCAGTGATTACAAGTAATTTATCACCGgaaccatcaccatcaccatcaccagaatcatcaccatcatcatcattacccTTGGCAAACCCTGTAACTGAGTCAGTGTTGTCTTCTTCGGCCGAGACTTCTCTTGTTGAACCTTCACCTGCTGATGTCAGCTCGCAAATTCCCCCATCTTCTTCTGAAGTTCTTAGTTCCTTGAGCGAAGCTACAGCAACACAAACACCCTTGGCAGCAACAGAGTCCTCAGAATCATTGACTTTGTCTTCTGCTGATGTTGCAGTCACACCTATTCAATCTACTTCGATTACTGCACCTTCAAGTGCCGAATCCGAAGTACCAACTGGGGCATTAAGCGAAACGTCAACTGCAGTCTCCGAAGAAGGTCTCACTGCATCAGCTCCACCcgcaacaactactacgCCATCTTCATTAGCAATAGTACCCTCCTCTTCTGGAATTACAgatgttggtgttgaatCGAGTGGTGAACCAAGTTCTGTAACTAGCTCCCCTTCCAGCTCAGCAGCTAGTGGTGCATTGGGTGTAACTGATGAGACATCAATAGCCTCTGAAGCTCCAACATCCGATGCACCAATTGTGGGCTCCACTTCTTCATTCACATCTGGAGCTCCTACAGTAGCAAAGTCTGGTGCCACTTCGGCTCCACCAGATACAGTGGGAccttcatcatcgtcgGCTGCATCTGTTACTCCAACTCCAGCTCCAGCTCCAATATCTAGTGCTACAAGCTCCAATTGGTTGCCTTCTTCGCTTGTTATTGCACTGACTTCATCTAATGATCCTGATAAAACATCACAGAACGAATCTGCTACTCCAACCCCTGAAAACACCTCTGGTTTACCCAAGGCAATCACGGCAGAAGCTACCAGCGCACCAAAAGAAGGATACACTCTTATCACTGTTGGTTTTAAGTCTGCATTGAACTACCCTTTTGTTGTAAACAATACAGTCACATCTGCACAAATATTTTCGTTCTTGCCTGGTGTTTTGCAATATCCATTTGGTAATGCCGAAACCTATGACAATGTAACTGTTAGTCAGTTGATTCCATATCAAGCATCAAACATTGACTATACAATCACAGTTGCCGAAGTTTATTTCCCACAAAAAAGCATTAGTGCATTGAGCAATTATATCAGTGACACAGGATCACAGCTCTACAAAAACCCCGATGGAACTCAAAACACTTTGGCATCTTTGATTGATAGTAGGATACCCTTGACTGGATTGGCTGAGACAACTCAACAATCGAGTGGCTCTTCATCGGGAAGCAACAGTTCGCCTGTGAACCCCAACGGGTCTATGGATGCTGTATTTTCTGGAACAAAAGTCACTGATAAGGGCCGAATTGCGGGCATCACAGTTGGTGCTGCATCTGGATGTCTTGTTTACATGAGCTTAATGGTGCTTTTGTTTAGAAAATTcaggaaaaacaacaagaattTAGAGTTGCCATTAACGGATTCAGAATCAAGCTTTGGAATGTCATCGGACGACTATTCTTCATATTCAAATGAAAGTGGTTCTGGTTTCTCAGCAATTTTTGCTAGActcaataataatagtaacaGCAATAGTAATGGTACCCTGCCAGCTGGAAGTCCTACGCACCCACACATGTCCCAAGTCAGAGCTGGAAACATCTCTCAACCAGTGCAAGCATCAAATTCTTTAGGTTGGTACAGTTGA
- the SNU71 gene encoding U1 snRNP component produces the protein MYRTSTSASKTTSTSGIAFVSPYSIPASNHTKLLSLLSHLESPSNERSESLHLNVNVPVPVQFDASEIIDLNNTKILTQSAESQSHGKNKLPSNQLKDTVNVNDEPELYLDIKTIQPTNLQEQLCIVVLNNFPNLKNIAVEKVLLHLIELGLEDRIEGQQDGKEIKDKARKFAWSLVNYEFIDSKTIFIRFNHVKDVKWFVKTFHDIDAILPKVELIYSAQIDEYLKDLEVSPSVSVTDRLKNQIKLILYNSKNLAKPKIKGFEDLDRAMQSYSDYMVDNNDLIDVPNNMKDSIIREIIRFRTKMLSIEKENRQKQIEIEREKTKQKLNKLFEGIKEASDAQQEQQREQEQEQEQEQEQGQKQKEKFATARTNNQAAETFVMPEEHEELDDKEYDAYVKAQRIAKQNKDYNQRLNAFKAKEEAERTRLELEIKRSQDYEVNVWDNKAATIAKFRNYESNGLANLYEMNYNEYLKQRVAKRTLEEELDRADIEKETQELENEVQPIKHTLDTYESKHAEPEAKRAKFNADQNEADIEVPMSPSEKDKRVIIVKELSLAKQNQIKTKIDDLVEDCLGVKDELLLDVIFQSLESSNFDGRDALVTELEEFLDEDAVKLVDSLYDFVRSLA, from the coding sequence ATGTATAGGACAAGCACGCTGGCGTCAAAAACTACTTCAACGTCTGGTATAGCATTTGTTTCTCCATATAGTATCCCTGCTTCGAATCACACGAAGCTATTATCTTTGTTGTCGCATTTGGAAAGCCCTTCCAATGAAAGAAGCGAATCTCTACACTTGAATGTCAACGTTCCCGTTCCAGTACAGTTTGATGCTTCGGAGATTATAGACTTGAACAATACCAAGATCTTAACACAATCTGCAGAGCTGCAAAGTCATGGTAAGAACAAGCTACCATCAAATCAATTAAAAGATACCGTTAATGTCAATGATGAGCCAGAATTATACCTTGACATTAAAACCATACAACCAACAAACCTTCAAGAGCAATTATGCATCGTTGTATTGAacaattttccaaatttgaaaaacattGCAGTTGAAAAAGTTTTATTGCATCTAATTGAGTTGGGATTAGAAGACAGAATCGAGGGACAGCAAGATggaaaggaaataaaagacaAGGCTAGAAAATTTGCATGGTCTTTAGTCAATTATGAGTTTATTGACCTGAAGACCATATTTATCCGCTTTAACCATGTTAAAGATGTGAAATGGTTTGTCAAAACTTTTCATGATATTGATGCAATTTTACCCAAAGTTGAGCTCATTTATAGTGCTCAAATTGATGAATATTTAAAGGACCTTGAGGTTCTGCCGAGTGTTTCTGTCACAGACCGCCtcaaaaaccaaatcaaGCTCATTTTATACAACTCAAAAAACTTggcaaaaccaaaaattaaaggatTCGAGGATTTGGATCGAGCGATGCAATCTTATAGTGATTACATGGTAGACAACAATGATTTGATCGACGTACCCAATAACATGAAAGATAGTATTATCAGAGAGATAATTAGATTTAGAACCAAGATGTTATCaatagaaaaggaaaaccgTCAAAAGCAAATTGAAATAGAGCGAGaaaaaacgaaacaaaaattgaataagCTTTTTGAAGGAATCAAGGAAGCAAGCGATGCTCAACAAGAACAGCAACGGgaacaggaacaggaacaggaacaggaacaggaacaagggcaaaaacaaaaggagaAATTTGCAACGGCAAGGACAAATAATCAAGCAGCGGAAACTTTTGTGATGCCCGAGGAGCATGAAGAACTTGACGATAAAGAGTACGATGCGTATGTCAAAGCACAGCGCATAGctaaacaaaataaagactATAATCAACGTTTAAATGCTtttaaagcaaaagaagaagctgAAAGGACAAGACTCGAGCTAGAGATTAAACGACTGCAAGATTATGAAGTCAATGTTTGGGATAATAAAGCCGCAACTATAGCAAAATTCAGAAATTACGAGTCCAACGGACTTGCCAACCTATACGAAATGAACTATAACGAGTACTTGAAACAGCGAGTTGCAAAGAGGACTTTGGAGGAAGAGCTAGACAGGGCAGATATTGAGAAGGAGACACAAGAGTTGGAAAACGAAGTACAACCTATTAAACATACCCTTGATACATATGAGAGTAAACATGCTGAACCTGAAGCTAAGAGAGCCAAGTTCAATGCTGATCAAAATGAAGCAGATATTGAGGTGCCAATGTCGCCTCTGGAAAAAGATAAACGAGTTATTATTGTCAAGGAGCTTTCAttggcaaaacaaaaccaaattaAAACTAAAATCGACGATCTCGTTGAAGATTGCCTTGGTGTCAAGGATGAATTATTGTTGGATGTCATCTTCCAAAGTCTTGAAAGCTCAAACTTCGATGGAAGAGATGCATTAGTGACTGAACTTGAAGAATTCTTGGATGAGGATGCTGTTAAATTGGTGGACCTGCTCTACGATTTCGTAAGATCATTGGCTTGA